From a region of the Campylobacter anatolicus genome:
- a CDS encoding DNA-3-methyladenine glycosylase I yields the protein MAKNLEIKRCEWCERDDLYRSYHDNEWGQVIRDERKLFEFIVLESFQAGLSWYIVLKKRESLRVAFDGFKPSVIAKYDEAKFDEILKYDGAIKNRAKIAATSANAKAFLAVQSEFGSFYEYIWGFVGGIQIKNNWRNIKEIPAKTPLSEYVAKDMKKRGFKFFGAVSAYSFLQAIGVIDDHLSYCYKRQN from the coding sequence ATGGCTAAAAATTTAGAGATAAAACGTTGCGAATGGTGTGAAAGAGATGATTTGTATCGTAGCTATCACGATAATGAGTGGGGGCAGGTGATACGTGATGAGCGAAAGTTATTTGAGTTTATTGTGCTTGAGAGTTTTCAAGCTGGGCTTAGTTGGTATATCGTGTTAAAAAAGCGAGAGAGCCTAAGAGTGGCATTTGATGGTTTTAAGCCAAGCGTGATTGCTAAGTATGATGAAGCTAAATTTGATGAAATTTTAAAATATGATGGTGCAATAAAAAATCGTGCAAAGATAGCTGCAACGAGTGCAAATGCAAAGGCATTTTTAGCTGTACAGAGTGAGTTTGGTAGCTTTTATGAGTATATTTGGGGCTTTGTTGGTGGTATTCAGATAAAAAATAACTGGAGAAATATTAAAGAAATTCCAGCTAAAACACCACTTAGTGAATATGTGGCAAAAGATATGAAAAAGCGTGGTTTTAAATTTTTCGGTGCGGTTAGTGCTTATTCGTTTTTACAAGCTATCGGTGTGATAGATGATCATCTAAGCTACTGTTATAAAAGGCAAAATTAG
- the xseB gene encoding exodeoxyribonuclease VII small subunit has product MENSQTFEDKIKQANEILANLNKDEVSLMHSVELHKQGKQLLAEAREILQKAELSIQEVDDE; this is encoded by the coding sequence ATGGAAAATTCACAAACATTTGAAGATAAGATAAAACAGGCTAATGAAATTTTAGCAAATTTAAATAAAGATGAAGTAAGCCTTATGCATAGTGTTGAGCTACACAAACAGGGCAAACAGCTTTTAGCCGAGGCAAGAGAGATACTACAAAAGGCTGAGCTTAGCATACAAGAAGTGGATGATGAGTAA
- a CDS encoding carbon-nitrogen hydrolase family protein gives MSKICALQLPTLPLSEARLDYYLKICADESAKLVVLGEYVLNSFFKELEMMPKNMIKAQSEQKIQSLANLAKKYELTIIAPIVSFRGGDMFKSVAKFSPSQTRLYDQQILMPYSHWNESKFYANKFERDLNFAFFTHERLKVGVLSGFETHFDTSWVTMSAKKVDVVIVPCANTFQTQRRWEELLKMRAFTHNVYVLRVNRIGTYKQKDTDENWSFYGDSFLVTPFGEISQRLGEGEEMLVLDIDKRQVSAARKLWGFDSIVAKFE, from the coding sequence ATGAGTAAAATTTGTGCTTTGCAACTACCGACTTTACCATTGAGTGAGGCAAGGCTGGATTATTATCTAAAAATTTGTGCTGATGAGAGTGCAAAGCTCGTGGTACTAGGTGAATATGTGCTAAATAGCTTTTTTAAAGAGCTTGAGATGATGCCTAAAAATATGATAAAGGCACAAAGTGAGCAAAAAATTCAAAGCCTTGCAAATTTGGCGAAAAAATATGAGCTTACGATCATAGCACCTATCGTGAGCTTTCGTGGTGGTGATATGTTTAAGTCAGTGGCAAAATTTAGCCCAAGTCAGACTAGGCTTTATGACCAGCAGATTTTAATGCCTTACTCTCACTGGAACGAGAGCAAATTTTATGCAAATAAATTCGAGCGTGATCTAAACTTTGCTTTTTTTACTCATGAGCGGTTAAAAGTCGGTGTCCTTAGTGGCTTTGAGACACATTTTGACACGAGTTGGGTAACAATGAGTGCGAAAAAGGTAGATGTGGTTATCGTGCCTTGTGCGAATACATTTCAGACGCAAAGACGTTGGGAAGAGCTACTAAAAATGCGAGCTTTTACACATAATGTCTATGTCTTGCGTGTCAATCGTATAGGAACTTATAAACAAAAAGATACAGATGAGAACTGGAGTTTTTATGGCGATAGCTTTTTAGTTACACCATTTGGAGAGATCTCGCAAAGACTTGGCGAGGGCGAGGAGATGCTCGTGCTTGATATTGATAAAAGACAGGTGAGTGCAGCTAGAAAGCTTTGGGGGTTTGATAGCATAGTGGCTAAATTTGAGTAG